The following are from one region of the Paenibacillus sabinae T27 genome:
- the thpR gene encoding RNA 2',3'-cyclic phosphodiesterase, translating into MDDGIKNGKRDMTPERLFTAVRLSPELRGAASDMCRRLSRELPFAKWTHEEDYHITLQFLGDTDPRSIPELVSALKKSAADFGPFTLSLRGTGVFGPPSAPRVLWAGLDGETDRLRELHSRIVSATEPLGFRAEERAYKPHVTLARKYRGERGFDSQYLDALTREESVLQAPWRVDEWVLFATRMHNKPMYEIVEKIKI; encoded by the coding sequence ATGGATGACGGAATAAAGAACGGCAAGAGGGACATGACTCCCGAGAGATTGTTTACGGCTGTAAGATTGTCCCCCGAACTTCGCGGAGCCGCTTCAGACATGTGCCGCAGGCTCTCCCGGGAGCTGCCCTTTGCAAAATGGACGCATGAGGAGGACTACCACATTACACTCCAGTTTCTGGGCGATACCGACCCGAGGAGCATTCCCGAGCTAGTGTCGGCGCTGAAGAAGTCCGCGGCGGACTTCGGGCCATTCACCTTGTCGCTGCGCGGCACGGGCGTCTTCGGCCCTCCGTCGGCACCGCGCGTTCTGTGGGCGGGATTGGACGGAGAAACGGACCGGCTAAGGGAATTGCACAGCCGGATTGTGTCAGCTACGGAACCGCTGGGATTTCGCGCCGAGGAGCGTGCGTACAAGCCCCATGTGACGCTGGCCCGCAAATACAGGGGGGAGCGGGGGTTTGACTCCCAATATCTTGATGCGCTCACACGGGAAGAGAGCGTTCTGCAGGCACCCTGGAGAGTGGATGAGTGGGTTCTTTTTGCAACGCGGATGCATAACAAACCGATGTATGAAATTGTCGAAAAAATAAAAATTTAA
- the modB gene encoding molybdate ABC transporter permease subunit: protein MDINWTDFMAPVWLSIKIAVITSLVVFILAAAIAKAMANRKFPGHSLIETVLLLPLVLPPTVVGFVLLVVLGRRSWLGEWYENLTGGTILFTWGSAVIASVVVAFPLVYRTLKAGFEGVDRDLEDAARAQGAGEFQVLRYVTLPLAIRTLAAGYVLGFARGLGEFGATIMVAGNIPNRTQTIPTAIYVAVDGGDMTLAWLWVISIIAISAIMLMFVNRYS, encoded by the coding sequence ATGGACATCAATTGGACCGACTTTATGGCCCCGGTGTGGCTATCGATTAAAATAGCAGTAATAACCAGCTTGGTTGTATTCATCCTGGCGGCGGCGATTGCCAAAGCGATGGCGAACCGGAAGTTTCCGGGCCACAGCCTGATCGAAACCGTGCTCTTGCTGCCCTTGGTTCTTCCGCCTACGGTTGTGGGTTTTGTACTTCTGGTCGTGTTGGGAAGAAGAAGCTGGCTTGGCGAATGGTACGAAAATTTAACCGGTGGAACGATTCTGTTCACCTGGGGATCGGCGGTAATTGCGTCCGTCGTGGTCGCTTTTCCGCTCGTTTACCGCACGCTGAAAGCCGGTTTCGAGGGCGTCGACCGAGATTTGGAAGATGCGGCGCGCGCGCAGGGGGCGGGAGAGTTTCAAGTGCTCCGCTATGTTACGCTTCCGCTCGCCATCCGGACACTTGCAGCAGGTTATGTTCTTGGCTTCGCCCGCGGACTCGGCGAGTTCGGAGCGACGATCATGGTGGCCGGGAATATTCCCAATCGTACCCAGACGATTCCGACAGCCATTTATGTGGCCGTAGACGGCGGAGACATGACGCTTGCATGGCTGTGGGTCATTTCCATTATCGCCATCTCGGCGATCATGCTGATGTTTGTCAACCGGTATTCCTGA
- a CDS encoding MGDG synthase family glycosyltransferase, which yields MRKKRVLLFSEGFGTGHTGAAYALAEGIKRLNPAVQCRVIELGKFLNPTVAPWILSAYRKTVSSQPKLVGMLYKTQYHRSLNRFTKLALHRVFYTHARQVIEQLKPDLIICTHPLPAAVVSRLKHLGLNVPLYTLITDYDAHGSWVNAEANRYLVSTSRVKSILTGRGIPADQVTVTGIPVHPKFWERSSKETLRQELGLANMPTVLIMGGGWGLMFGEEIMNALTAKIDQIQLVFCMGSNNKLVEKLRSDPRLRHPNVTIIGYSSDVNKLMDAADLLITKPGGMTCTEALAKGIPMLFYQAIPGQEEKNSQYFVELGLAEMLDSEKVVDKWFRLLRREYAELEEQRRRRLSPDRYQPGNCAATVLEMLGNPKDLSGSLSAQSQPCPDEAIYLTP from the coding sequence ATGCGAAAGAAAAGAGTACTGCTGTTTTCGGAAGGGTTTGGCACGGGCCATACAGGGGCAGCCTATGCTCTGGCTGAAGGGATCAAGCGCCTTAATCCTGCAGTCCAGTGCCGGGTCATCGAGCTGGGCAAATTTCTGAACCCGACGGTGGCTCCATGGATTCTTTCCGCCTACCGCAAGACGGTCAGCAGCCAGCCGAAGCTGGTCGGCATGCTGTACAAGACCCAATACCACAGATCACTGAACCGGTTCACCAAGCTTGCGCTGCACCGGGTTTTCTATACACATGCCCGGCAAGTCATCGAGCAGCTTAAGCCCGATCTTATTATATGCACGCATCCCCTTCCCGCCGCCGTCGTATCCCGGCTGAAGCATCTGGGGCTGAATGTGCCGCTTTACACTTTGATTACAGATTATGACGCGCACGGAAGCTGGGTTAACGCAGAGGCGAATCGCTATCTCGTCTCCACTTCCAGGGTCAAGTCGATTTTGACGGGACGCGGCATTCCCGCCGACCAGGTGACGGTAACGGGCATCCCCGTCCACCCCAAGTTCTGGGAACGTTCCAGCAAAGAGACGCTAAGACAGGAGCTTGGACTGGCAAATATGCCTACCGTGCTTATTATGGGCGGGGGCTGGGGCCTGATGTTCGGCGAAGAGATCATGAACGCGCTGACGGCGAAGATCGATCAGATTCAGCTCGTCTTCTGTATGGGCAGCAATAATAAACTGGTGGAAAAATTGCGCAGCGACCCCCGGCTCCGCCATCCGAACGTTACTATTATCGGATACAGCAGCGATGTCAATAAGCTGATGGACGCCGCGGATCTGCTGATTACGAAGCCGGGCGGCATGACCTGCACGGAGGCGCTGGCCAAAGGCATTCCGATGCTGTTCTATCAGGCCATACCCGGGCAGGAAGAGAAGAACAGCCAATACTTCGTTGAACTCGGACTTGCCGAGATGCTTGATTCCGAGAAGGTCGTCGATAAATGGTTCCGGCTGCTGCGCCGCGAATACGCGGAGCTGGAGGAACAGCGCCGCCGCCGCCTCTCGCCCGACCGTTACCAGCCGGGGAACTGCGCGGCAACGGTGCTGGAGATGCTAGGGAACCCGAAGGATCTGTCCGGGAGCCTCAGCGCCCAATCCCAACCTTGCCCCGATGAAGCGATATATCTGACGCCTTAA
- a CDS encoding deoxyguanosinetriphosphate triphosphohydrolase family protein, which yields MTLIEQREHRQYPEITRQETSRAVYERDYSRLIHSPTFRRLQGKSQVFGAGTGDYYRTRLTHSLEVAQIAREAAKSLLRSYPEVETGQAENPGLVIDPEVVECASIAHDFGHPPFGHKGEEVLDNILDRMIEEKTTQKALVTGAAADPVRKLEIFNEMRTKYEHFEGNAHNFRLIMFLEKRENIDGLNLSDAVLLGINKYPFPGTVLKKGMYQHEWEYISHVRSEWGIPEGKKTLEAQLMDLCDDIAYSAHDLEDGIKAGKIEVHEFFMRDPYIIRLIVEKIMTLEDSFWHGWTEEAIRPKVEEVLDSFLRVWKEKMPTCENDYSRTRREVKAYWVSTFVGSLGVIPDGDWKKVTFIKEGKEDEDLLRTVSVLKSFAWVTMIRDLRVQRLQKRSEWIVRKLWGAFVDPDTSKAIIPTDWLQRFEKDQRRPKPIWTWEHMVIDYIAGMTDAFAEKIYNELFGLKVGSIYDLD from the coding sequence ATGACACTGATTGAACAAAGAGAACACCGCCAATATCCGGAGATCACCCGGCAGGAGACGTCGCGGGCCGTATACGAACGCGATTATTCCCGGCTTATCCATTCGCCTACCTTCCGCAGGCTTCAAGGGAAATCCCAAGTATTCGGCGCAGGCACCGGCGATTATTACCGGACGCGCCTGACGCATTCGCTCGAAGTGGCGCAAATTGCCCGCGAAGCGGCCAAGAGCCTGCTGCGCTCGTATCCCGAAGTCGAAACGGGACAAGCCGAAAATCCGGGCCTGGTCATTGATCCCGAGGTCGTCGAATGTGCATCGATCGCCCATGATTTCGGCCATCCGCCGTTCGGACATAAAGGGGAAGAAGTGCTAGACAACATATTGGACCGTATGATTGAGGAGAAGACGACGCAGAAGGCGCTGGTGACGGGCGCGGCGGCGGACCCGGTCCGCAAGCTCGAAATCTTTAATGAGATGCGAACCAAATATGAGCATTTTGAAGGGAACGCGCACAACTTCCGGCTGATCATGTTTCTGGAAAAGCGCGAAAATATCGACGGACTGAATCTGTCGGATGCCGTACTGCTTGGTATCAACAAGTACCCTTTTCCCGGAACGGTGCTCAAAAAAGGGATGTACCAGCATGAGTGGGAATATATCTCGCATGTCCGCTCCGAATGGGGCATTCCGGAAGGCAAGAAGACGCTTGAAGCCCAGTTGATGGATTTGTGCGACGATATCGCTTACTCCGCCCACGACCTGGAAGACGGCATCAAGGCCGGAAAAATCGAGGTTCATGAGTTTTTTATGCGCGATCCGTATATTATCAGGCTGATTGTCGAGAAGATCATGACGCTGGAGGATTCTTTCTGGCACGGATGGACGGAGGAAGCGATACGGCCGAAGGTGGAAGAGGTGCTGGATTCGTTCCTGCGCGTCTGGAAGGAGAAAATGCCGACCTGTGAAAATGATTACTCCCGGACCCGCCGCGAAGTCAAAGCCTATTGGGTCAGCACTTTTGTCGGCAGCCTCGGTGTCATCCCGGACGGCGACTGGAAGAAGGTTACCTTTATTAAGGAAGGAAAAGAAGACGAAGACCTGCTGCGCACGGTAAGCGTCCTGAAAAGCTTTGCCTGGGTGACGATGATCCGCGATCTCCGTGTACAGCGGCTGCAGAAGCGCAGCGAATGGATTGTGCGGAAGCTGTGGGGCGCTTTTGTTGACCCGGATACGTCGAAGGCGATTATCCCGACCGATTGGCTGCAGCGTTTTGAAAAGGACCAGCGCCGGCCAAAACCGATCTGGACCTGGGAGCATATGGTAATCGACTATATTGCGGGAATGACGGATGCTTTTGCCGAGAAAATCTACAATGAGCTGTTCGGGCTTAAAGTCGGCTCGATCTACGATTTGGATTAA
- a CDS encoding helix-turn-helix transcriptional regulator, protein MSDNTSYTTEEVAQLLKISKLKVYDLIKKGELSSYRVGKQMRVDSSDLELYKQQSRGIGRQAPMLAPVQPPVQSTGLAHNAAIPGGFRSSARDIVITGQDISLDILAQHLEKFSPSLRPLRSYAGSLDSLISMYRGESDIVSTHLLDGDSGEYNIPYIRKLLVGSSFIVVRLLGRAAGLYVQKGNPKGLQSWKDLGQPGLRLVNRERGSGARVLLDEQLRLNGVDGTKIDGYLTEEINHLTVAGKIARGEADVGVGNEKAARMVEGVDFIPLIQEKYDLVMLKRPENREWISAVLELCRSKALHNELGSIYGYDLSETGNIIYET, encoded by the coding sequence ATGTCCGACAATACATCCTATACAACCGAAGAGGTTGCCCAGCTGCTTAAGATATCAAAGCTTAAGGTCTATGATCTTATTAAAAAAGGCGAGCTTTCTTCTTATCGGGTCGGCAAACAAATGCGCGTGGACTCTTCGGATCTTGAACTGTACAAGCAGCAGTCCAGAGGAATCGGACGTCAGGCTCCCATGCTTGCTCCGGTACAGCCCCCGGTTCAGAGCACAGGCCTCGCCCATAATGCCGCTATTCCAGGGGGGTTCCGATCATCGGCGCGAGATATCGTTATTACCGGACAGGATATCAGTCTGGATATTCTGGCGCAGCATTTGGAAAAGTTCTCGCCCTCGCTGCGCCCGCTGCGTTCCTATGCGGGCAGCTTGGACAGTCTGATTTCCATGTACCGCGGGGAATCGGATATCGTCAGCACGCATCTGCTTGACGGCGATTCGGGCGAATATAATATTCCTTACATCCGCAAGCTCCTCGTAGGCTCCAGCTTCATTGTCGTCCGCCTGTTGGGTAGAGCGGCGGGCCTCTATGTACAGAAGGGGAATCCCAAGGGGCTGCAAAGCTGGAAAGATCTAGGACAACCGGGTCTGCGGCTCGTTAACCGGGAAAGAGGATCGGGGGCCCGGGTGCTGCTTGATGAGCAGCTGCGCCTAAACGGTGTAGACGGAACGAAGATCGACGGTTATTTAACGGAAGAAATCAACCACCTGACGGTTGCCGGGAAGATTGCCCGGGGCGAAGCCGATGTCGGCGTCGGAAACGAAAAAGCCGCCCGCATGGTTGAAGGCGTGGATTTCATTCCGCTAATCCAGGAAAAGTACGACCTCGTGATGCTGAAACGTCCCGAGAACCGGGAGTGGATCTCGGCTGTACTCGAGTTATGCCGCTCCAAGGCGCTGCATAATGAATTGGGCTCGATCTACGGATATGACTTGTCCGAAACCGGGAATATCATTTACGAAACGTAA
- the modA gene encoding molybdate ABC transporter substrate-binding protein, which yields MLKKLAMVVMAVALFAALPAAFTGKAEAAGKTQIIVSAAASLQDSLDKIAVQYEKAHPNIDLVFNYAASGTLQKQIEQGAPADLFFSAGDKQMKALVDGGLISTHKELLKNQLVVVVPASSKTKLTTISQLTGSSFKKVAVGQPESVPAGQYAQQSLTFKKIWDPLQSKLVFGKDVRTVLSYVETGNADAGFVYKTDALTSSKVKIALKVASFAHKPINYPLGIVKSTEHKAEAEAFYAYLQTSAATSVFKSFGFLLY from the coding sequence ATGTTAAAAAAGCTAGCAATGGTAGTCATGGCGGTGGCATTATTCGCTGCTCTGCCAGCAGCATTTACAGGTAAGGCAGAGGCTGCGGGCAAGACCCAAATTATCGTATCGGCAGCAGCGAGTTTGCAGGACAGCCTGGATAAAATCGCCGTTCAATACGAAAAGGCCCATCCGAATATCGATCTCGTCTTTAACTATGCTGCATCCGGCACATTGCAGAAGCAAATCGAGCAGGGCGCTCCGGCAGACCTCTTCTTCTCGGCAGGCGACAAGCAAATGAAAGCTCTCGTTGATGGTGGGCTCATCTCCACCCACAAAGAACTGCTGAAAAATCAACTGGTGGTTGTAGTTCCAGCAAGTTCGAAGACAAAGCTCACTACGATTTCGCAGCTTACAGGCTCTTCGTTCAAGAAGGTGGCCGTAGGCCAACCGGAATCGGTACCGGCCGGACAATATGCGCAGCAATCGCTGACTTTCAAGAAAATCTGGGACCCGCTGCAAAGCAAACTGGTCTTTGGCAAAGACGTGCGCACTGTGCTCTCCTATGTTGAAACAGGTAATGCGGACGCTGGCTTTGTCTACAAAACCGATGCTCTGACCTCCAGTAAAGTTAAAATAGCTCTGAAAGTAGCCTCTTTCGCCCATAAACCAATTAACTATCCGCTCGGCATCGTAAAGAGCACAGAGCATAAGGCCGAAGCCGAAGCGTTCTACGCTTATCTTCAAACAAGCGCGGCAACCAGCGTATTTAAATCCTTTGGATTTTTGCTCTACTAA
- a CDS encoding TetR/AcrR family transcriptional regulator produces MAAVDRRQQVIKAAAKSFSLFGYKATTMDQVAKIANVGKGTIYTFFSNKEQLFDEILRGVILDLKHIAEREIRRDKPFFDNLQRVLDALLEFRSEHELFIKLSQEKREFGTPQAQEGLDKIESVILGYIEREVEYAIGQGQVKPCDPKVVSAVMLKLYVVLTSEMGKLREPLDKEQIKAYFRLFLAEGLELKQV; encoded by the coding sequence GTGGCAGCGGTGGACCGAAGGCAGCAGGTGATCAAGGCGGCGGCGAAATCTTTTTCATTATTCGGCTACAAGGCGACAACGATGGATCAGGTGGCGAAAATCGCGAATGTCGGCAAGGGCACCATTTATACTTTTTTTTCGAACAAGGAACAGCTCTTTGACGAAATTCTGCGCGGAGTCATTCTTGATTTGAAACATATCGCCGAACGGGAGATCAGGCGCGACAAGCCGTTCTTCGATAATCTGCAGCGGGTGCTGGACGCCCTGCTGGAATTCCGAAGTGAGCACGAGCTGTTCATCAAGCTTTCCCAGGAAAAGCGCGAATTCGGCACGCCGCAGGCGCAGGAAGGCCTCGACAAGATCGAGAGTGTCATCCTCGGGTATATCGAACGGGAGGTGGAGTACGCCATCGGGCAGGGTCAAGTGAAGCCGTGCGATCCCAAGGTAGTATCGGCGGTTATGCTGAAGCTGTATGTTGTGCTGACTTCGGAGATGGGCAAACTGCGTGAGCCTCTGGACAAGGAGCAGATCAAAGCGTATTTCCGGCTGTTTCTGGCCGAGGGGCTGGAACTGAAGCAGGTGTAA
- a CDS encoding TRM11 family SAM-dependent methyltransferase — translation MDYIEMPYLYIFRSHENESGLCSLELEVLLQGDVLSPGLVIAREKIDPCRSPFILGRIDIQCASESLEAIGEFAAGIGFEAGETFKLICPKEGGGTFEERKELERTVGRRMTGMADLRSPDRVFGLVKHNGIIMLGEYHESDRSWQERKLKPHNYSTGLSVALARSAVNIAAPRPEGLRVLDPCCGMGSVLIEGLFMGMDMTGCDLNPLAVRGAKGNLRHFGYPEHIVTLGDMRNLFGRYDAAVLDMPYNLCSVLSPADTREMLEALRRLTGRAVIISTQPVQESIVAAGFEIKGGCTVFKGTFRRSLWLCL, via the coding sequence ATGGACTACATAGAGATGCCTTACTTATATATATTTCGAAGTCACGAGAACGAAAGCGGACTGTGCTCTTTGGAGCTGGAGGTATTATTGCAAGGGGATGTCCTGTCTCCGGGACTCGTTATTGCCCGGGAAAAGATTGATCCTTGCCGAAGTCCGTTTATATTAGGCAGAATTGATATTCAATGCGCATCGGAATCGCTGGAAGCCATAGGGGAGTTTGCTGCCGGAATCGGGTTTGAAGCGGGAGAGACCTTTAAGCTGATCTGTCCGAAGGAAGGGGGCGGAACCTTTGAAGAACGCAAAGAGCTGGAGAGAACCGTCGGCAGGCGGATGACCGGCATGGCCGATTTGCGGTCGCCGGACCGCGTATTCGGACTGGTCAAGCATAATGGCATTATTATGCTTGGCGAGTACCATGAGAGCGACAGAAGCTGGCAGGAGCGGAAGCTTAAGCCGCATAACTATTCCACGGGGCTCAGTGTGGCGCTGGCCAGGTCGGCCGTCAACATCGCGGCCCCGCGTCCGGAAGGCCTGCGGGTTCTCGATCCGTGCTGCGGGATGGGGAGCGTTCTGATTGAAGGGCTGTTCATGGGGATGGACATGACCGGCTGCGATCTCAATCCGCTCGCCGTGCGGGGGGCGAAGGGGAATCTTCGCCATTTCGGCTACCCGGAGCATATCGTGACGCTCGGGGACATGAGAAATCTGTTCGGCCGTTATGACGCGGCTGTGCTGGACATGCCTTATAACCTGTGCTCCGTTCTCTCGCCGGCGGACACAAGAGAAATGCTCGAAGCTCTCCGCCGGTTAACCGGCCGCGCGGTCATTATTTCCACGCAGCCGGTTCAGGAGAGTATTGTCGCGGCCGGCTTTGAAATCAAAGGCGGCTGCACGGTGTTCAAGGGAACCTTCAGACGGTCGCTCTGGCTCTGCCTTTAA
- a CDS encoding cell wall hydrolase, producing the protein MSVFKLNRWVMPLFGVILVCFSAIILLVPGLGRSEERDKVHLGRWQSPRLSSAADSGETAVQTADRTKPAAKSGRTARIAIVRQVQPKLSDVYRSPRHAWEPMLAAEWLSAKAWRRTAQATSLEAPRGGTFKAAAVSIPQSVREARRKAAIGVKAGQSAVNKAAASKLHPPAILYFSRNRLLSREERHQATRSYAVSVEDVLLLERIVMAEAEGEPYKGKVAVANVVLNRLRSANFPDTIKEVIYQKYQFSPVANGRLNRVKPNRESVRAVADALSGVKAVTDDTYYFLSLTLAQDLSVHHSRTFSKKIGNHSFYR; encoded by the coding sequence ATGTCTGTATTCAAATTGAACCGCTGGGTGATGCCGCTGTTCGGCGTTATTCTGGTGTGTTTCTCTGCGATAATTTTGCTTGTGCCCGGACTGGGCCGGAGCGAAGAGCGGGACAAGGTCCACCTGGGCCGATGGCAGTCTCCGCGTCTTTCGTCTGCGGCGGACTCGGGCGAGACAGCCGTGCAAACGGCTGACAGGACTAAGCCGGCGGCGAAATCGGGCCGGACGGCGCGAATCGCCATCGTCCGGCAGGTCCAGCCCAAGCTGTCCGATGTATACCGGTCACCCCGGCACGCCTGGGAGCCCATGCTCGCCGCCGAATGGCTGAGCGCCAAAGCGTGGCGCCGGACGGCTCAAGCCACCTCGCTCGAAGCGCCAAGGGGCGGGACCTTCAAGGCCGCCGCCGTAAGCATCCCGCAAAGCGTGCGGGAAGCAAGGCGTAAGGCAGCTATCGGGGTGAAGGCGGGCCAGTCCGCGGTCAATAAGGCTGCCGCATCCAAGCTACATCCCCCTGCAATACTCTACTTCTCACGGAACAGGCTGTTAAGCCGGGAAGAGCGTCATCAGGCGACCCGGAGCTACGCGGTATCCGTAGAAGATGTGCTTCTGCTGGAGCGAATCGTCATGGCAGAGGCAGAAGGCGAACCGTACAAGGGCAAGGTGGCAGTCGCCAACGTTGTCCTAAACCGGCTGCGGTCAGCCAATTTTCCCGATACGATCAAAGAAGTGATCTACCAGAAATATCAGTTCAGCCCCGTAGCCAACGGGCGGCTGAATCGGGTCAAGCCTAACCGTGAATCGGTCCGGGCGGTGGCTGATGCGCTTTCCGGAGTGAAGGCCGTCACCGACGATACCTATTATTTTCTTTCGCTTACGCTGGCCCAGGATCTTAGCGTGCATCATTCCCGAACTTTTTCCAAAAAAATTGGAAATCACAGCTTTTATAGATAG
- a CDS encoding metal-dependent hydrolase, with the protein MKITYYGHSALLVEGTGASIIIDPFLSGNPHSGIAPGDIRVDAVLLTHGHSDHLGDAVEIAKNNDCPIFAVYELAEYCRIKGAKVKHLNIGGGLTYSGFTVKYTPAFHSSSIQEGDYWIYLGQPAGILLNLDGKTLFHAGDTALFGDMRLIGERNAIDLAALPIGDMLTMGPDDALLAARWLRAAKVIPLHYNTFPGIEQDGVQFCDRLKQEGIDGYPLKAGESLEI; encoded by the coding sequence ATGAAAATTACTTACTACGGCCATTCCGCGCTGCTGGTTGAAGGGACTGGCGCCAGCATTATCATTGATCCGTTCTTGTCGGGGAATCCTCATTCGGGAATCGCGCCGGGAGATATCCGGGTGGACGCCGTACTGCTGACCCACGGGCACTCCGATCACCTCGGGGATGCGGTGGAGATTGCCAAGAACAACGATTGCCCGATCTTCGCGGTCTACGAGCTTGCGGAATACTGCCGGATTAAAGGCGCAAAAGTCAAGCACTTGAATATTGGCGGCGGGCTTACCTATTCCGGATTCACCGTAAAATATACCCCCGCCTTCCACTCCTCGTCCATACAGGAGGGAGACTACTGGATTTATCTTGGCCAGCCTGCGGGAATCCTGCTGAACCTTGACGGTAAAACGCTGTTCCATGCCGGGGACACCGCGCTGTTCGGCGATATGAGGCTGATCGGGGAACGCAATGCCATCGATCTTGCTGCGCTGCCGATCGGGGATATGCTGACGATGGGGCCGGACGATGCGCTGCTGGCGGCGCGGTGGCTGCGGGCAGCCAAAGTCATTCCGCTGCATTACAACACGTTTCCGGGTATCGAGCAGGACGGAGTTCAGTTCTGCGACAGGCTGAAGCAGGAGGGCATTGACGGCTATCCGCTGAAAGCCGGGGAAAGTCTGGAGATTTAG
- a CDS encoding D-2-hydroxyacid dehydrogenase codes for MAKSIVCLQPLTKEQVEAIRKAAPGYTFVQCDAKQPDLEALAEAEIVISWAKGISGLLLREGTPLRWVQAWSAGVDKLPLDRLEQRGIVLTNASGVHAEPISQVIFGYMLMFVRNLHTAIRNQDRRIWNSDETETELTGKTVVIAGTGEIGAATARIAKAFGMRTIGVRRIDDPLPGFDAMYTTSRLKDAVAEGDFVINTLPLTGETRGLFDASVFSSFKEGSYYINIGRGGTTDTEALIEALENGRLRGAGLDVFEAEPLPEDHPLWDMKQVIITPHVAGLTDHYSNRLVGIFTENMKSYLAHGAPTVNVVDYLRQY; via the coding sequence GTGGCAAAATCGATTGTATGTCTGCAGCCTTTGACAAAAGAACAAGTGGAAGCGATCCGCAAGGCCGCTCCCGGCTATACCTTTGTGCAGTGCGACGCCAAACAGCCGGATCTTGAAGCGCTTGCCGAGGCGGAAATCGTGATCAGCTGGGCGAAAGGAATTTCAGGCCTCCTGCTTCGCGAAGGCACTCCGCTCCGCTGGGTTCAGGCCTGGTCTGCCGGAGTCGACAAGCTGCCGCTTGACCGGCTGGAGCAGCGGGGAATTGTGCTGACCAACGCCAGCGGCGTGCACGCCGAACCGATCTCCCAGGTTATCTTCGGATATATGCTGATGTTCGTTCGCAACCTGCATACAGCCATCCGCAATCAGGACCGCCGTATCTGGAATTCGGATGAAACCGAGACCGAGCTGACGGGCAAGACAGTTGTCATCGCCGGCACCGGCGAAATCGGAGCCGCAACGGCCAGAATCGCCAAAGCTTTCGGAATGAGAACCATAGGCGTGCGCCGGATTGATGATCCGCTGCCCGGCTTTGACGCCATGTACACGACCAGCCGGCTTAAGGATGCCGTGGCCGAGGGCGATTTTGTCATTAACACGCTCCCGCTTACAGGCGAGACCCGCGGTCTGTTCGATGCCTCCGTGTTCTCCTCATTTAAGGAGGGCTCCTATTACATCAATATCGGCCGCGGAGGCACCACCGATACGGAGGCGTTGATCGAAGCGCTGGAGAACGGAAGGCTTCGCGGCGCGGGGCTGGATGTGTTCGAAGCGGAACCGCTGCCCGAAGATCATCCCTTATGGGACATGAAGCAGGTGATCATCACTCCCCACGTCGCCGGCTTGACCGATCATTACAGCAACCGCCTCGTCGGTATTTTTACCGAAAATATGAAATCTTATTTGGCTCATGGCGCTCCCACGGTCAATGTGGTTGACTACCTCCGCCAATATTAA
- a CDS encoding TOBE domain-containing protein, whose translation MKLSARNQLEGTVTLVKAGPINAEVVIDAGGQKITSIISLDALEELGIKEGSTVTALFKASSVLLMA comes from the coding sequence ATGAAACTTAGCGCTAGAAACCAATTGGAAGGTACCGTAACGCTGGTCAAAGCAGGTCCGATCAATGCAGAGGTTGTTATTGATGCCGGCGGACAGAAGATTACTTCCATTATCTCTTTGGATGCCCTTGAAGAACTTGGTATTAAAGAAGGCTCTACCGTAACCGCTCTTTTCAAAGCTTCCTCGGTTTTGCTCATGGCTTAA